In a genomic window of Thiosocius teredinicola:
- a CDS encoding GltB/FmdC/FwdC-like GXGXG domain-containing protein, with amino-acid sequence MKTINLQEQSVRELNQLLHDQAAECTEREWEVLEPKGAHNIACGIDQSLSVDIKGHAGYFCAGMNKHAHITVFGNAGQGVAENMMSGTVRVKGDASQAAGATAHGGLLVIEGNAGARCGISMKGIDIVVKGNVGHMSCFMGQAGSLVVCGDAGDALGDSLYEVHIYVKGDVKSLGADCIEKEMRDEHIEELTALLNRAGVDEDPSKFKRYGSARQLYNFKVDNASAY; translated from the coding sequence ATGAAAACGATCAACCTACAAGAACAGAGCGTACGTGAGCTCAACCAGTTGCTGCACGACCAGGCCGCCGAATGCACCGAGCGCGAGTGGGAAGTGCTCGAACCGAAAGGCGCGCACAACATCGCCTGCGGTATCGACCAGAGCCTCTCCGTCGACATCAAGGGGCACGCCGGCTACTTCTGCGCGGGCATGAACAAGCACGCGCACATCACCGTGTTCGGCAATGCCGGCCAGGGTGTGGCCGAGAACATGATGTCGGGTACCGTGCGCGTCAAAGGCGATGCCTCCCAGGCTGCCGGCGCGACCGCGCATGGCGGCCTGCTGGTGATCGAAGGCAATGCCGGTGCGCGTTGCGGTATCTCGATGAAAGGTATCGACATCGTCGTAAAAGGCAATGTCGGCCACATGAGCTGTTTCATGGGCCAGGCCGGCTCGCTGGTCGTGTGCGGTGATGCCGGCGATGCGCTCGGCGACTCCTTGTACGAGGTGCACATCTACGTGAAGGGCGACGTCAAATCGCTCGGCGCTGACTGCATCGAAAAGGAAATGCGCGATGAACACATCGAAGAACTGACCGCCTTGTTGAACCGCGCCGGTGTCGACGAAGACCCGTCCAAGTTCAAGCGCTACGGCTCGGCGCGCCAGCTCTACAACTTTAAGGTCGACAACGCTTCCGCGTACTGA
- a CDS encoding FMN-binding glutamate synthase family protein: MSDDIKVKDGLRESATFDRLTMHEIRRAAETGIYDIRGFGAKRKLPHFDDLLFLGASMSRYPLEGYRERCNTSVTLGTRYAKKPLELDIPVTIAGMSFGALSANAKEALGRGASIMGTSTTTGDGGMTPEERGQSKKLVYQYLPSRYGMNPDDLRKADAIEVVLGQGAKPGGGGMLLGQKITDRVAKMRTLPMGVDQRSACRHPDWTGPDDLTIKIQELREITDWQVPIYIKVGATRTYYDVKLAVKAGADVIVVDGMQGGTAATQDVFIEHVGIPTLAAIPQAVQALQEMDMHREVQLIVSGGIRNGADVAKCMALGADAVAIGTAALIALGCNHPMYDEEFKKIGSAAGFYDDYHEGKDPAGISTQDPDLMKRLDPVVAGRKLANYLNVLTLEAQTLARACGKNDLRNLEPEDLVALTIESAAMARVPLAGTDWIPGHNF; the protein is encoded by the coding sequence ATGAGTGACGATATCAAGGTAAAAGACGGCCTGCGCGAATCGGCGACCTTCGACCGCCTGACCATGCACGAGATCCGGCGCGCGGCAGAGACCGGCATCTACGACATCCGCGGCTTCGGCGCCAAGCGCAAGCTGCCACATTTCGACGACCTGCTGTTCCTCGGCGCGAGCATGTCGCGCTATCCGCTCGAGGGCTATCGCGAGCGCTGCAACACCTCGGTGACGCTGGGTACGCGCTACGCCAAAAAGCCGCTCGAGCTGGACATCCCGGTCACGATCGCCGGTATGAGCTTCGGCGCCCTGTCGGCGAATGCCAAAGAAGCCCTTGGCCGTGGTGCATCAATCATGGGCACCTCGACCACCACCGGTGACGGCGGTATGACGCCGGAAGAACGCGGCCAGTCGAAGAAACTGGTGTACCAGTATCTGCCGTCGCGTTACGGCATGAACCCGGACGACCTGCGCAAGGCCGACGCGATCGAGGTCGTGCTCGGCCAGGGAGCAAAGCCGGGTGGCGGCGGCATGTTGCTGGGGCAGAAGATCACCGATCGCGTCGCCAAGATGCGCACCCTGCCGATGGGCGTCGACCAGCGCTCGGCCTGCCGTCATCCCGACTGGACCGGCCCAGACGACCTGACGATCAAGATTCAGGAACTGCGCGAGATCACCGACTGGCAGGTGCCGATCTATATCAAGGTCGGTGCGACCCGCACCTATTACGACGTCAAGCTCGCGGTCAAGGCCGGTGCGGACGTGATCGTGGTCGATGGCATGCAGGGCGGCACGGCGGCGACGCAGGATGTGTTCATCGAGCACGTCGGCATCCCTACCCTGGCCGCCATTCCTCAGGCCGTGCAGGCGCTGCAGGAGATGGACATGCATCGCGAGGTGCAACTGATCGTGTCCGGCGGTATCCGTAACGGTGCGGATGTCGCCAAGTGCATGGCGCTGGGTGCCGATGCCGTGGCCATCGGTACCGCGGCGTTGATCGCGCTCGGCTGTAACCACCCGATGTACGACGAGGAGTTCAAGAAGATCGGCTCAGCCGCCGGCTTTTACGACGACTATCACGAAGGCAAAGATCCGGCCGGTATCTCGACCCAGGACCCGGATCTGATGAAGCGCCTCGATCCGGTGGTCGCCGGACGCAAGCTGGCCAACTACCTGAACGTGTTGACCCTCGAAGCACAAACCCTGGCACGCGCCTGCGGCAAGAACGATCTGCGCAACCTCGAACCGGAAGACCTGGTGGCGTTGACGATCGAATCAGCCGCGATGGCACGCGTGCCGCTGGCGGGAACTGACTGGATTCCGGGGCACAACTTCTAA
- the purU gene encoding formyltetrahydrofolate deformylase produces MSTQKANQEYILKVSCPARRGIVAAITVFLAERGCFISEMSQYDDDESQTFFTRCRFHVEEGSYMLSDLQTEFGTIAEQFAMQWQLLPADAPTRTLIMVSKFDHCLSNLLYRLHKGELNIEITAIVSNHKDLRPMAEREGIRFVHLPVNKDNKPQQEKALLDIVEETETELVVLARYMQILSDDLCKSLSGRAINIHHSFLPGFKGARPYHQAHERGVKLIGATAHYVTSDLDEGPIIEQAVQRVDHTYGPDDLVAVGRDTETVALAKAVKSHVEHRVFLTGNKTIVFK; encoded by the coding sequence ATGAGTACACAGAAAGCGAACCAAGAATACATCCTAAAAGTGAGCTGCCCCGCGCGTCGCGGCATCGTTGCAGCCATCACGGTATTTCTGGCTGAGCGCGGCTGCTTCATCAGCGAGATGAGCCAGTACGATGACGACGAGAGCCAGACGTTCTTCACCCGCTGTCGCTTTCACGTCGAAGAAGGCTCATACATGTTGAGCGACCTGCAGACCGAGTTCGGCACCATCGCAGAACAGTTCGCGATGCAGTGGCAGTTGCTACCGGCCGACGCACCGACGCGCACGCTGATCATGGTCAGCAAGTTCGATCATTGCCTGTCGAACCTGCTGTATCGCCTGCACAAAGGTGAACTCAATATCGAGATCACCGCGATCGTGTCGAACCACAAGGATCTGCGCCCCATGGCCGAGCGCGAGGGCATCCGCTTCGTGCACCTGCCGGTGAACAAGGACAACAAACCGCAGCAGGAAAAGGCGCTACTCGACATCGTCGAAGAGACAGAAACCGAGCTGGTGGTACTCGCCCGCTACATGCAGATCCTGTCCGACGATCTGTGCAAGTCGCTCAGCGGTCGTGCGATCAACATCCACCACTCCTTCCTGCCCGGCTTCAAAGGCGCCCGCCCCTATCACCAGGCCCACGAACGCGGCGTGAAACTGATCGGTGCGACCGCGCACTATGTCACCTCCGATCTGGACGAAGGCCCGATCATCGAGCAGGCCGTGCAGCGCGTCGATCACACCTATGGCCCGGATGACCTGGTCGCGGTCGGCCGCGATACCGAAACCGTCGCACTCGCCAAGGCGGTCAAGTCGCATGTCGAGCATCGCGTGTTCCTGACCGGCAACAAGACCATCGTCTTCAAGTAG
- the folD gene encoding bifunctional methylenetetrahydrofolate dehydrogenase/methenyltetrahydrofolate cyclohydrolase FolD translates to MATLISGKDISQKVIDEVKAGVAELHHQHDVRPGLAVVLVGDDPASQVYVRNKIKRAAEVGMASFEHRLPADTSQTVLNALIDKLNADPKVHGILVQLPLPKHLDEGHVINAIDPAKDVDGFHPLNVGALASGENALVPCTPLGCMIMLKEAVPDLSGKHAVVIGRSNIVGKPMAALLLQANCTVTVVHSRTRDIQQLCKQADIVVAAIGRPEFIGAEWIKPGAVVIDVGINAIEADGKRRLVGDVDFAAVEPIASAISPVPGGVGPMTIACLMQNTLTAARKSLQV, encoded by the coding sequence ATGGCAACCCTGATCAGCGGCAAAGACATCTCGCAGAAGGTCATCGACGAGGTGAAAGCGGGTGTCGCCGAACTGCATCACCAACACGATGTAAGGCCGGGCCTGGCCGTGGTGCTGGTTGGCGATGATCCGGCCAGCCAGGTGTATGTACGCAACAAGATCAAGCGCGCAGCCGAGGTCGGCATGGCCTCGTTCGAGCATCGCTTGCCGGCCGACACCAGCCAGACGGTGCTGAATGCCCTGATCGATAAGCTCAACGCCGATCCGAAGGTGCATGGCATCCTGGTGCAACTGCCGCTGCCCAAGCACCTCGACGAAGGCCATGTGATCAATGCAATCGATCCGGCCAAGGATGTCGACGGTTTTCATCCTTTGAATGTCGGCGCCTTGGCCAGCGGCGAGAACGCCTTAGTGCCGTGCACCCCGCTCGGCTGCATGATCATGCTGAAAGAGGCCGTACCTGACCTGAGCGGAAAACATGCCGTGGTGATCGGCCGATCAAACATCGTCGGCAAACCGATGGCCGCGCTGCTGCTGCAGGCCAACTGCACGGTCACGGTCGTGCACTCGCGCACCCGCGATATCCAACAGCTGTGCAAGCAGGCCGACATTGTGGTTGCAGCCATCGGTCGCCCCGAGTTCATCGGTGCTGAATGGATCAAACCGGGCGCGGTCGTGATCGATGTCGGCATCAACGCCATCGAAGCAGACGGCAAGCGCCGCCTGGTCGGTGATGTGGACTTCGCCGCGGTCGAACCGATCGCATCGGCGATCAGCCCGGTGCCCGGCGGGGTCGGCCCGATGACCATTGCGTGCCTGATGCAGAACACGCTCACCGCTGCGCGCAAGTCGCTGCAGGTCTGA
- a CDS encoding FAD-dependent oxidoreductase yields the protein MPFALLKYGLKKDYPFEKDADLPPPTELKSHYDVVIIGGGGHGVATAYYLAKYHGITNVAILEKGYLGGGNTARNTAVIRSNYLTPEGVKFYAASVKLFEGLSNEFDFNIMYSKRGQLTLAHTDAAVRGFRQRAEINKHFGGNTELIDPQQIRELVPTLNMNPSHLPVLAGLWHMDGATARHDAVAWGYAKGATQRGVELHQLTEVTDVIVDNGRVTAIKTNRGTVGCGCAIQAVAGHSSLLAAKAGFRLPILSYPLQAMVTQPVKPFLDPLVSSPSLHCYVQQTSRGELVFGGGSDPYPLYNTRSTMDLKESLLANAVELFPFMANIRLMRQWTGLTDMTSDYSPIMGLSPVENYYLDAGWGTWGFKSTPICGKTMAELVASGGKVPALIKPFALDRFNTFRQVNEMGATAASH from the coding sequence ATGCCTTTCGCCTTGTTGAAATACGGCCTGAAGAAAGACTACCCGTTCGAGAAGGATGCGGACCTGCCGCCGCCGACCGAACTGAAGTCGCACTACGATGTTGTCATCATCGGTGGCGGTGGTCACGGCGTGGCGACCGCGTACTACCTGGCCAAGTACCATGGCATCACCAATGTGGCGATCCTGGAGAAAGGCTATCTCGGTGGCGGCAACACCGCGCGTAACACCGCGGTGATCCGCTCGAACTACCTGACGCCCGAAGGCGTCAAGTTCTACGCCGCGTCGGTGAAGTTGTTCGAAGGCCTGTCGAACGAATTCGATTTCAACATCATGTATTCGAAGCGCGGCCAGCTCACGCTGGCGCACACCGATGCGGCCGTGCGTGGTTTTCGCCAGCGTGCCGAGATCAACAAACACTTCGGCGGCAACACCGAGCTGATCGATCCGCAGCAGATCCGCGAGCTGGTGCCGACGCTGAACATGAACCCCAGTCACCTGCCAGTGCTCGCCGGCCTGTGGCATATGGACGGCGCGACCGCGCGCCACGATGCGGTCGCCTGGGGCTATGCCAAGGGCGCAACACAGCGCGGCGTCGAGCTGCACCAGCTCACCGAGGTCACCGACGTGATCGTCGACAACGGCCGCGTTACCGCGATCAAGACCAATCGCGGCACGGTCGGCTGCGGCTGTGCGATCCAGGCCGTCGCCGGGCATAGCTCGCTGCTGGCGGCCAAGGCGGGATTCCGTCTGCCGATCCTCAGCTATCCGCTGCAGGCGATGGTCACCCAGCCGGTCAAGCCGTTCCTCGATCCCTTGGTCAGCTCACCGTCATTGCATTGCTATGTACAACAGACCAGCCGTGGCGAACTGGTGTTCGGTGGTGGCTCCGACCCCTACCCCTTGTACAACACCCGCTCGACGATGGACCTCAAAGAAAGCCTGCTGGCCAACGCGGTCGAGCTGTTCCCGTTCATGGCCAACATCCGCCTGATGCGGCAGTGGACCGGTCTTACCGACATGACCTCGGACTACAGCCCGATCATGGGATTGAGCCCGGTCGAGAACTACTACCTCGATGCCGGCTGGGGCACCTGGGGTTTCAAGTCGACACCGATCTGCGGCAAGACGATGGCCGAACTGGTCGCGAGCGGCGGCAAGGTACCGGCGCTGATCAAGCCTTTCGCGCTCGATCGCTTCAACACCTTCCGCCAGGTCAACGAAATGGGCGCCACCGCCGCCAGCCATTGA
- a CDS encoding sarcosine oxidase subunit delta, producing the protein MNGPRNISEFVHGGEVRDMPDPNRCSDREWAEYVFYYDNAITVIREWWLHVASGYWFIAERHTATDEIIRTYDPSEIYKERVDFSKDAEEKTA; encoded by the coding sequence ATGAACGGGCCCCGCAACATCAGCGAGTTTGTGCATGGTGGCGAAGTGCGCGACATGCCTGATCCGAATCGCTGCAGCGACCGCGAATGGGCCGAATATGTCTTCTACTACGACAACGCGATCACGGTGATTCGTGAATGGTGGCTGCATGTCGCCTCGGGGTACTGGTTTATCGCCGAACGCCATACCGCGACCGACGAAATCATCCGCACCTACGATCCGTCGGAAATCTACAAAGAGCGTGTTGATTTCAGCAAAGATGCCGAGGAGAAAACGGCATGA
- a CDS encoding 2Fe-2S iron-sulfur cluster-binding protein: MTSSRLPAPSGLLIDRDKPVSFTFEGKHYSGFAGDSIASALLANHQWLMSRSFKYHRPRGPLTMAGQDANTLIQLGGEPNVLADRTPLANAMAAAGQNYAGTLENDRDAFLGKFGRFMPVGFYYRAFFKPFGAWDRWEKLIRAKAGLGKLDLDFKPEYYDKQYRFYDVVVVGSGPAGLSAALDAAKGGVSVLLVEEQPLLGGALSYHRFDVDGQQADALRKELIDQVEAHANIEVLTDAVCNGWFADNYLPIIQGKRMFKVRAKECIVASGAFEQHVVFHNNDLPGVMLTSAAMRLMKWYAVAPGQRVVILTGNDDGYRAALEMLDRGIKVAALVDLRKQPDDPALLDAVRKGVAAVYQGHTAYEALAIKGNKHIRGVDIRAITGQGQVGSNSTLIDCDALCMSAGYMPAYQLLCQAGASLSYADDNAAFSLSGLPEHLHIAGSVNGIHALDAVLADGRRAAQQALFNLGKVGSKPEPVHCDVQVNYHWPLFVHPKGKEFVDFDEDLQMRDIVNATRLGYRDVQLVKRFSTVGMGPSQGRHSALPTARLVADATGRSVTETGVTTARPPFAPEKLAHIAGRGFDPYRRTAMHHRHVELGAKMVPAGSWQRPAFYGLEQDRDNLIQQEATHVRTKVGLIDVSTLGGIEIRGVDAAEFMNRIYTAGFLQQPLGKTRYGIVTNEHGVVIDDGVVCRLSDQHFYVTATTSGVDRIYRDMTKWNAQWRLRVDVYNVTTAFAAVNLAGPDARKVLAKVVTDLDISPDGFPYLAYREAEVAGIPARLMRVGFVGELGYEIHVPSSKGEALWDALMAAGAAFDIRPFGVETQRLLRLEKGHIIISQDTDGMSHPGELDLGWAINRKKPFFVGCRSVDIMMAQPLTRKLVGFRLPAGTPKPLEGHLVLNGNDVAGSVTSCEYSRTLDAIIGLAYAAPDAATPGSRIAIRVDGGASVMAEVVKTPFFDPDNKRQEL; encoded by the coding sequence ATGACCTCATCTCGCCTGCCTGCGCCTTCTGGTCTGCTGATCGATCGCGACAAGCCGGTCAGCTTCACGTTTGAAGGTAAGCACTACTCCGGTTTTGCCGGCGACTCGATCGCAAGTGCCCTTCTTGCGAACCACCAATGGCTGATGTCGCGATCGTTCAAGTACCACCGACCGCGCGGCCCGCTAACGATGGCCGGTCAGGATGCAAACACCCTGATCCAGCTCGGCGGCGAGCCCAATGTGCTGGCCGATCGCACGCCGCTGGCGAACGCGATGGCCGCTGCCGGTCAGAACTATGCCGGCACATTGGAGAACGACCGCGATGCCTTTCTCGGCAAGTTCGGTCGGTTCATGCCGGTCGGCTTTTACTACCGCGCATTCTTCAAGCCGTTCGGCGCCTGGGATCGCTGGGAAAAGCTGATCCGTGCCAAGGCCGGTCTGGGCAAGCTCGATCTCGACTTCAAACCCGAGTACTACGACAAGCAGTACCGCTTCTACGATGTGGTCGTGGTCGGCAGCGGCCCGGCCGGGTTGTCGGCCGCGCTCGATGCCGCCAAAGGCGGTGTCAGCGTGTTGCTGGTCGAGGAACAGCCGCTGTTGGGCGGCGCGCTTTCGTATCACCGCTTCGATGTCGACGGGCAGCAGGCCGATGCGCTGCGCAAGGAACTGATCGATCAGGTAGAAGCGCATGCCAACATCGAAGTACTGACCGATGCGGTGTGCAACGGCTGGTTCGCCGACAACTACCTGCCGATCATCCAGGGCAAGCGCATGTTCAAGGTGCGCGCGAAGGAATGCATCGTTGCCTCGGGTGCATTTGAACAGCACGTCGTGTTTCACAACAACGACCTGCCCGGCGTGATGCTGACCAGCGCAGCGATGCGCCTGATGAAATGGTATGCGGTCGCACCCGGCCAGCGTGTCGTGATCCTGACCGGCAATGACGACGGCTATCGTGCCGCACTCGAGATGCTCGATCGCGGCATCAAGGTCGCGGCGCTGGTCGACCTGCGCAAGCAACCAGATGATCCGGCACTGCTCGACGCGGTACGCAAAGGTGTTGCAGCGGTTTACCAGGGCCATACGGCGTACGAGGCACTGGCGATCAAGGGCAACAAACATATCCGCGGTGTCGATATCCGAGCGATCACCGGTCAGGGTCAGGTCGGTAGCAACAGCACGCTGATCGATTGCGATGCACTGTGCATGTCCGCCGGCTACATGCCCGCCTACCAGTTGCTGTGCCAGGCTGGTGCGAGCCTCAGCTACGCCGACGACAATGCAGCGTTCAGCCTTTCCGGTCTGCCCGAGCATCTGCATATCGCCGGTTCGGTCAACGGCATTCATGCGCTGGATGCCGTGCTCGCCGATGGTCGGCGTGCGGCGCAGCAGGCACTGTTCAACCTCGGCAAGGTCGGTTCCAAGCCGGAGCCCGTGCATTGCGATGTGCAGGTGAACTATCACTGGCCGCTGTTCGTCCACCCGAAGGGCAAAGAGTTCGTCGACTTCGACGAAGACCTGCAGATGCGCGATATCGTCAACGCGACCCGCCTCGGTTACCGCGACGTGCAACTGGTCAAACGCTTCTCGACCGTTGGCATGGGGCCGTCTCAAGGGCGTCACTCGGCGCTGCCGACGGCACGCCTGGTCGCCGATGCCACCGGGCGTAGTGTGACCGAGACCGGCGTGACCACAGCACGCCCGCCGTTCGCGCCGGAGAAACTCGCCCACATCGCCGGGCGCGGCTTCGATCCCTACCGACGTACCGCCATGCATCACCGTCATGTCGAACTGGGCGCCAAGATGGTCCCGGCCGGCAGCTGGCAGCGCCCGGCTTTTTACGGGCTCGAACAGGATCGCGACAATCTGATTCAGCAGGAAGCGACCCATGTCCGTACCAAGGTCGGGCTGATCGATGTCAGCACCTTGGGCGGCATCGAGATCCGTGGCGTCGATGCGGCCGAGTTCATGAACCGCATCTATACCGCGGGTTTCCTGCAACAGCCGCTGGGTAAGACGCGCTACGGCATCGTGACCAACGAGCACGGTGTGGTGATCGATGACGGCGTCGTGTGCCGACTGAGCGATCAGCACTTCTATGTCACTGCGACCACCAGTGGCGTCGACCGCATCTATCGCGACATGACCAAGTGGAACGCCCAGTGGCGCTTGAGGGTCGACGTGTACAACGTCACGACAGCTTTCGCCGCGGTCAACCTGGCCGGGCCCGATGCGCGCAAGGTGCTCGCCAAGGTCGTAACCGATCTCGATATCAGCCCCGATGGTTTCCCGTATCTCGCCTATCGCGAGGCCGAGGTGGCCGGCATACCCGCTCGCCTGATGCGCGTCGGCTTCGTCGGTGAACTCGGCTATGAGATCCATGTACCCTCAAGCAAAGGCGAAGCGCTGTGGGATGCCTTGATGGCGGCCGGTGCCGCGTTCGACATCCGGCCGTTCGGCGTCGAAACCCAACGTCTGCTGCGTCTTGAAAAAGGACACATCATCATCAGCCAGGACACCGACGGCATGAGCCACCCGGGCGAGCTCGACCTGGGTTGGGCGATCAATCGCAAAAAGCCGTTCTTCGTCGGCTGTCGCTCGGTCGACATCATGATGGCGCAACCGCTGACGCGAAAGCTGGTCGGCTTCAGGTTGCCCGCCGGTACACCCAAGCCGCTCGAGGGACACCTCGTGCTCAACGGTAACGATGTGGCCGGTAGCGTCACCTCGTGCGAGTACTCGCGCACCCTCGATGCCATCATCGGCCTCGCCTATGCCGCACCCGATGCCGCCACACCGGGCAGTCGCATCGCGATTCGTGTCGACGGTGGCGCCTCGGTAATGGCCGAGGTCGTCAAAACGCCGTTCTTCGATCCCGACAACAAACGCCAGGAGCTCTGA
- a CDS encoding dimethylamine monooxygenase subunit DmmA family protein produces MQHQVRSRPEYRDVDHLSSQAKHHLFIAQGEMSDALSRLYNQCENGERVSITVQASQTPEEALTPSMISTLPLSTAVYASGDENFLWRISTALTDGGMLAEQIHLLPPTARTRKVYCCHCSSFTSGVSHSPVTCSGCGRQLAVTDHFSRRFGAYRGYQVNAEDPNDIPESEELN; encoded by the coding sequence ATGCAACACCAGGTGAGAAGCCGACCGGAATATCGAGATGTCGACCACCTCAGTAGTCAAGCCAAACACCATCTGTTCATCGCCCAAGGCGAGATGAGCGATGCCCTATCGCGGCTGTACAACCAATGTGAGAACGGTGAGCGCGTGTCGATCACTGTGCAGGCATCGCAGACGCCCGAAGAGGCTTTGACCCCGTCGATGATCAGTACGCTGCCGCTGTCGACCGCGGTCTACGCCAGCGGCGACGAAAATTTTCTGTGGCGCATCTCTACCGCATTGACCGATGGCGGCATGCTCGCAGAACAGATCCACCTGCTGCCGCCGACCGCGAGAACGCGCAAGGTGTACTGCTGTCATTGTTCATCGTTCACATCCGGGGTTTCGCACTCGCCTGTCACCTGCAGTGGCTGCGGACGCCAGTTGGCGGTCACCGATCACTTCTCGCGTCGCTTCGGTGCCTACCGCGGTTACCAGGTGAACGCCGAAGACCCCAACGATATCCCCGAGTCTGAGGAGTTGAACTGA
- a CDS encoding PDR/VanB family oxidoreductase, producing the protein MQVDQLKVKITAINEVAPTIREFCLVPVDGELLPFSPGSHVVVEMDGGEKTYKNAYSLLSDPRDVSAYRIAVRLQDASRGGSKFMHEQVTVGDELKISTPANLFAPHWPAKKHVLIAGGVGITPFMAYLPELERRGADFELHYLYRSSQTGAYRELLSKRLGGRYFDYDSLGGSRCDAVEVLSNRNLGTHFYVCGPESLLSTVQQVAADLGIPDSAIHYETFAAPKPGEPFEAEISETGQVIPVGAEESLLEALEAAGVEVPNLCRGGVCGQCQCKVVSGDIEHRDNFLSAQDKAAGQSIMPCVSRSKSPRLVLDI; encoded by the coding sequence ATGCAGGTCGATCAGTTGAAAGTCAAGATCACCGCAATCAACGAGGTCGCGCCGACCATTCGCGAATTCTGTCTGGTACCGGTCGACGGCGAGCTGCTGCCCTTCTCGCCCGGCTCGCATGTCGTGGTCGAGATGGATGGTGGTGAGAAGACCTACAAGAATGCTTACTCGTTGCTCAGCGATCCACGCGATGTCAGCGCCTATCGCATCGCGGTACGCCTGCAGGACGCCTCGCGCGGCGGCTCGAAGTTCATGCACGAGCAGGTCACCGTCGGCGACGAGCTCAAGATCTCAACTCCGGCCAACCTGTTCGCACCGCACTGGCCGGCCAAGAAACATGTGCTGATTGCTGGCGGCGTCGGTATCACACCGTTCATGGCCTACTTGCCGGAACTCGAACGTCGCGGCGCCGACTTCGAGCTGCACTACCTGTATCGAAGCAGCCAGACCGGTGCCTATCGCGAGCTGCTGTCGAAACGACTGGGCGGTCGCTATTTCGACTACGACTCGCTCGGCGGCAGCCGTTGCGACGCCGTCGAGGTACTGAGCAACCGCAACCTCGGCACGCATTTCTATGTCTGTGGCCCGGAGTCGCTGCTGTCGACCGTACAGCAGGTCGCTGCCGATCTCGGCATACCCGACAGCGCGATCCATTACGAAACCTTCGCCGCACCGAAACCCGGCGAGCCGTTCGAGGCAGAGATCAGCGAAACCGGGCAAGTGATCCCGGTCGGCGCTGAAGAAAGCCTGCTGGAAGCACTCGAGGCCGCCGGCGTCGAGGTGCCCAATCTGTGCCGCGGCGGCGTCTGCGGCCAGTGCCAATGCAAGGTCGTCAGCGGCGACATCGAACATCGCGACAATTTTCTCTCGGCGCAGGACAAAGCGGCAGGCCAATCGATCATGCCGTGCGTATCCCGCAGCAAGAGCCCGCGCCTAGTCTTAGATATTTAG